The Thermovirga sp. genomic interval GTCCACCAGCAGGCGGCAGGATACCCCCCTGGCCGCCGCCCTTTCCAGGGCCCCCAGGGCGGGTTCGGTCGCGTCGTCCCTGGCGAAAATGTAGTAGAGCAAGTGTACATGGTGCCGTGCGGAATCGATATCCTTGGCGAGGGAAGCGGCCATCTCCTCCGTGGAGTCGATGATGTCCATCGTGTTGCCCCCGGTAGGGGGCATGTCTCCCAACTTCCCGGCTAGAGAGGCCAGGCGGTAGAGGCGCAGAAGGCCGCTGGGCAACTCCTTCTCTTCGGGTTTTTCCGCATCCCAGACGGCGCAGCAAGAGCGATCCAGGTTTTTCAGGATGACCTCATGCCGTTCGGCCCTGCGGGCAGGAAGCCTGAAGGAGCCGAACACCAGGTAAAGTGCGAACCCCGGAAGAGGCCAGAAGAAGATCACCAGCAGCCATGTCATGGCCACCGAGGGAGTGTGGAGTTGGGGTACGATGGCGATGGTCGCTAACCTTATTACCACCGAGGAGAGGTCGTGGACCAGGATCAAAAGCAGGCCCAGGTTCATTTCCCGCTCACCTCTCGCAAGGGTTACACTGACAGAGCGAAGTCACAAACCACCGGCCGATGGTCCGAAAACCTCACATTGGGCACCTTCATACTGGTAACGGTTATCTCCGGGGAGTGCAGGACGAGATCCAGGCCGAGCATCGGCCGGCGGCTGGGGTAGGTCCGCCTTCCTCGAGGGTCGGCCTTTTTCAGGCCCGCCTCGAGGAGAGACCTTATCTCGAAATCGCCTCCGAAGGTGTTGAAATCGCCGGCGATCAAAAGGGGTCCCTCCCGTTCACGGGCCAGGTCGGCCAGTTCGAGGATCTGCTCCCTCCTGGCGCCCGGCCCCAGCGACAGGTGGACCAGCTTCAGATCGAAGTCGTCGAAGCGGGCCTCAATGACAGTATTCTTGATGCCCCTTCCGAGCCTCCGGATCGACGATTCCAGGATCGGGAGGGAAGAGACCACTGCATTGCCTTGGTGACAAAGCAGGGGAACATGCTTCGAAATCTCGGGTGCACAGTACTTGGACGAAAAGACCCAGTCGCACCCGAGGGTCTCCGCCAGGGATTCGGGCTGGCTCCTTCCGCCGTTCCTGAAGGAACCCCCGTCGGTTTCGATGAGCCCGACAACGTCAGGTTTGAGGGAGGCGATGAACTTTTCGATATAGTAAGAGCGGGCAGTGGTGGTCTTCAGCGATCCGGCAAAGGGGAAGGGGACATGATAGGACCATCCCGAGCCCGTGCCGTACCGTGTATTGTAAAGGACAAGCCTTATGGAACCGTCTTTCAGTGGTGCCACCCCCCCGCATCCTTCCTCTACCTCTTCACGGCCCTTAATGCCCATTCCCGCTTCTTGTCGGGCCGTCTCCTGGGAAGGGAATATTATAGCATAGAACGAGGAGACGCTTCAGGGACGATGTCCTTCGATGATCTCCCCCACGACGAAACGCAGGATCTCCGGGTAGACCTCGAGCATGTAGGGCAAGTGGACCCGCTCGGTGCACTTGTGGGCATCCTTGCCCACAGCGCCCAGGTTCAGTATCGGTATGTCCAGCTCGGCCAAGGCATCGAGGGGGAACCGGTACAGCCTCCCCCAGCCGGGCATGTTGTCGGCGAGGACCTCCATCTGCCGGCGGTCCCCCTGGAAACCGCAATAACTCAGGTCCGAGATGCCCTCGAAGAAGGGCCTTATCTCGAGGTCAAGGCCGAAACGACTTTTCATCTCCTTAACCGCCTGGAGGGCCGCTTCTTCGACCACCCTTTCACCGGGGCCCGCGCCCAGGCTGACCCTGTGGGGGTACCAAGGGGGAAGAAAACCCACCACCACGACGGGGGCGGAGGGGCGGCATCGGTCCACCATAGCGTCGACCAGCCGGGCGGCGAGATCCCTCTCGTCCATTTTCGGTGGGGCCACGCCCAGCGTCGCCGCCACGAAGCTTTCGTACTCCTCCCCCAGGATCTCCCTCGCCAGGCGGACAAGTTCAGCGAAGGACAGCACCGTGGGTTCCCATTCACGAAGGCCCGACAAGGCCCCCCCCCGGGCCATGAATTCCCCGGCATTCTTCCGGTATTGTTCGATGGAACCCTCCAGGGCTTCCAGGGCGACGGACTTCAGGTCGGAGAGTACCTCCTCCGGCTGTCGAGTGGACGTCAGGTAGTTATAGAAAGCGAAACCCTTGGTCATGATGGTGACCGAGTACTCTTCCCGGAGATCGGTCTGCCTCTGGCACCCGAAGGGCGGAAAGATTCTCCCCTGGAAAGAGTCGGCGAAGGCCGGGTTACCTTCGAGGGCCAGGTTTATCCGCGAGAGGATCGGCGCGGGAGAAAAGCCCTCGTAATACTCACCGGCGTGAGCTTCCTTGCCAGCGCAGAAGAAAAAACAGTTTATCTTCCCTAGGGTGCCCAGGTAGATCGTCGGCCCCCCCTCCTCACCGAGGGCGAAGGTGGGTTCCAGGTCAACGCAGGCCAGGTAGTTGAGGCCCTCCTCCTTCTGGAAGCGGGCCAAGTAGGAGGAGGCCGAGAGCATCCCGAGGGAATTGATCTCCTCATCGGGGACAAAAAGGACGGCCACGTTAGCGCCGTACTTCCCGGGATCGCCGGCGGCCTCCATGAACAGGTCCATACCGACCGCCACGCCGCTTTTCATGTCGGCGACGCCTCTCCCGAAGAGCCACTGACCCGTCTCGAGATCTTTCCTGGCATCGGGCGATATATCCGCCGAGGCCAGGCGCCGAGTGTACTCCTCGGGCTGGAAGGCAAACGGGGCCAGCGGACCGCAGCCATCGACGCCCACGACGTCCATGTGCCCCATCAGGATGACCGTATCGGCCGTCTCCCTTTCGGCCCTGACCATGGCAAAGACAAGGTGCCTGCCGTGGGGGTCTCCTTCCAGGGGCAGAAGGCGGAGATCCTCGGGGCGCCTCTTGAAGTAGGGAAGCTCTTCGAGCCGATCATGGATAAAGCGGGCGATCCTGTTCTCGGTCTCTCCGGAAGGCGAAACGCTCGGGATTCCGACCAGGTCGAGGAGAAGCTGGTAAAGGGATTCCTTTCTTTTTTCGTTCATGGGCCCACCTCTCGCTGTGCCGGGCGTCCCCGGCACTCCTTCAGGGCCCGGGCGAAGCGGAGGGCGCCCTGCCTTGACGCCTCCCTCATCACCACCGATAGGGCCGATTCCTCAAGCCTATCACGAACGGTCGCGCTGAAACGGTCCTTCCAATCCATAAAGCGTACCCTCCCTAGTGGATTCCTGCCATCCGATTCTTTTGTGAAGAGAGAGATCGAATTCCGACCCATGGAAAATTGTAACAGCTCCGGGCATGCCCTCAAAGCCCGCGGTCACTCTTCACTTTGGGGGCATTAGCGTTCATACTTTGAGAAAATGGGGATTTTTGAGAGCGAGGAGTGATGAAAGTGAAGATCAAACCCTTTGGCGTCGAGCAATGGATGGGACGCTGGGAGACGCTGGCCGTCCACAACATAGCCGAGACCTGCGTGGATTCCCTGGTGCTCTACGAACTGCTCGAGATGTCGGGCAAGAAGGAAGATATCATCGTAGACCTGCTCGGCACCAGGATGACCTACGGCGATATCATGGGGAGTGAAAGGCTAAGGGGCCTGATCGCGGACCTCTACGAGGGCGGCGACCCGGAAAGGGTCCTCGTGATGAACGGGGGGTCGGCGGCCAACTTCCTGGCCCTCTTCACCCTGGTGGAGCCCGGCGACAGGGTCATAAGCGTTTGGCCCACCTACCAGCAATTGACGAG includes:
- a CDS encoding M20/M25/M40 family metallo-hydrolase, producing MNEKRKESLYQLLLDLVGIPSVSPSGETENRIARFIHDRLEELPYFKRRPEDLRLLPLEGDPHGRHLVFAMVRAERETADTVILMGHMDVVGVDGCGPLAPFAFQPEEYTRRLASADISPDARKDLETGQWLFGRGVADMKSGVAVGMDLFMEAAGDPGKYGANVAVLFVPDEEINSLGMLSASSYLARFQKEEGLNYLACVDLEPTFALGEEGGPTIYLGTLGKINCFFFCAGKEAHAGEYYEGFSPAPILSRINLALEGNPAFADSFQGRIFPPFGCQRQTDLREEYSVTIMTKGFAFYNYLTSTRQPEEVLSDLKSVALEALEGSIEQYRKNAGEFMARGGALSGLREWEPTVLSFAELVRLAREILGEEYESFVAATLGVAPPKMDERDLAARLVDAMVDRCRPSAPVVVVGFLPPWYPHRVSLGAGPGERVVEEAALQAVKEMKSRFGLDLEIRPFFEGISDLSYCGFQGDRRQMEVLADNMPGWGRLYRFPLDALAELDIPILNLGAVGKDAHKCTERVHLPYMLEVYPEILRFVVGEIIEGHRP
- a CDS encoding endonuclease, with translation MAPLKDGSIRLVLYNTRYGTGSGWSYHVPFPFAGSLKTTTARSYYIEKFIASLKPDVVGLIETDGGSFRNGGRSQPESLAETLGCDWVFSSKYCAPEISKHVPLLCHQGNAVVSSLPILESSIRRLGRGIKNTVIEARFDDFDLKLVHLSLGPGARREQILELADLAREREGPLLIAGDFNTFGGDFEIRSLLEAGLKKADPRGRRTYPSRRPMLGLDLVLHSPEITVTSMKVPNVRFSDHRPVVCDFALSV